In Thermorudis peleae, a genomic segment contains:
- a CDS encoding deoxyguanosinetriphosphate triphosphohydrolase: protein MTTTCIREWIEEREEAWLHPAATRSRDASRPHPESPCAVRTAFQRDRDRVIHSKAFRRLKHKTQVFIAPDGDHFRTRLTHTLEVTQIARTIGRALRLNEDLIEAIGLAHDLGHTPFGHTGERALARVFPGFRHNEQSLRVVDRIEKDGRGLNLTNAVRDGILRHSKLVSSIMSEAAGRPLTPEAQVVKVSDGIAYINHDLDDAVRAGMVRLADIPKRVLQILGETHAERINRLVLDVITTSAPLLDTFTPGMQVIALSSSMREAADELRTFLFEHVYEPLNHSPETQKAEAIVEYLFQHYATHPEEIPQEFAAALIDDGPERVAADYVASMTDRYALMKFEQLRIPRFWVLT, encoded by the coding sequence ATGACGACTACGTGCATCCGTGAGTGGATTGAAGAGCGCGAAGAAGCCTGGCTGCACCCAGCAGCTACCCGGAGCCGGGATGCCTCTCGTCCCCATCCTGAGTCGCCATGTGCGGTACGGACAGCATTTCAACGCGATCGCGATCGGGTGATCCACTCCAAAGCCTTTCGTCGCCTGAAGCATAAGACTCAGGTTTTTATTGCACCCGACGGTGATCACTTTCGGACGCGACTGACGCATACGCTCGAAGTAACCCAGATTGCACGCACGATTGGTCGTGCCCTGCGATTAAATGAAGATCTGATCGAGGCGATTGGACTCGCTCACGATCTTGGCCATACCCCGTTTGGCCATACCGGTGAGCGAGCGCTTGCGCGTGTATTTCCAGGTTTTCGCCACAACGAGCAGAGCTTACGCGTTGTTGACAGGATTGAGAAAGACGGCCGCGGGCTGAATCTCACAAACGCTGTTCGTGATGGCATTTTGCGGCACTCAAAACTGGTCAGCAGCATTATGAGCGAAGCCGCGGGGAGGCCACTCACTCCAGAGGCACAAGTTGTTAAAGTCAGCGATGGCATTGCGTACATCAACCACGACCTCGACGATGCAGTCCGCGCGGGCATGGTACGGCTGGCTGACATCCCGAAGCGAGTGCTGCAGATCCTGGGAGAGACGCATGCTGAGCGGATCAATCGGCTCGTGCTCGATGTTATTACCACCTCAGCACCATTGCTCGATACGTTCACACCAGGCATGCAGGTCATCGCGCTTTCCTCTTCCATGCGGGAAGCAGCCGATGAACTTCGCACATTCCTCTTTGAGCACGTGTATGAACCGCTCAATCATTCCCCTGAGACACAGAAAGCCGAGGCGATCGTCGAGTATCTTTTTCAGCACTATGCAACGCATCCAGAAGAAATTCCGCAGGAATTCGCTGCCGCGCTGATCGACGATGGCCCTGAACGCGTCGCTGCAGACTATGTCGCCAGCATGACGGACCGGTATGCACTCATGAAGTTTGAGCAACTGCGTATTCCACGTTTCTGGGTACTAACATGA
- a CDS encoding L-threonylcarbamoyladenylate synthase produces MPAEIIRADDPQMLVRAREVLLNGGLIVFPTDTVYGVAAAVERPDAVARLYVAKGRPLDRPIPVLIASLDQLERLAATIDERVRKLAAQFWPGALTIVVPAQPWLPPEVVRDTGAVGVRMPDHPVALAIIRALGGALAVTSANRSGEREARTAEEAFEALGNQVELIVDGGTCPGGVPSTVIALTPTGITVMRHGAIDPAEIERALLS; encoded by the coding sequence GTGCCAGCAGAAATCATTCGTGCTGATGACCCCCAGATGCTTGTGCGTGCACGTGAGGTCCTGCTGAATGGCGGCTTAATTGTCTTTCCGACGGATACCGTCTATGGCGTTGCTGCTGCTGTTGAACGACCTGATGCGGTAGCGCGCCTTTATGTTGCGAAAGGGAGGCCACTTGACCGACCAATTCCCGTCTTGATCGCTTCCCTTGACCAGCTTGAGCGACTCGCTGCGACGATCGACGAGCGAGTGCGGAAACTGGCCGCCCAATTTTGGCCTGGCGCATTGACCATTGTTGTGCCAGCCCAACCGTGGCTACCGCCAGAAGTCGTGCGTGATACTGGTGCAGTTGGCGTGCGGATGCCAGATCATCCAGTCGCGCTTGCAATCATCCGCGCCTTAGGCGGTGCACTTGCTGTGACGAGCGCAAACCGGTCAGGTGAGCGTGAAGCGCGCACAGCTGAGGAGGCCTTTGAGGCATTAGGCAATCAGGTGGAGCTTATTGTCGATGGTGGCACATGCCCGGGAGGTGTTCCATCAACGGTGATTGCCTTGACCCCAACGGGAATAACGGTCATGCGGCATGGGGCGATTGATCCTGCCGAGATCGAACGTGCGTTGCTCTCTTAA
- a CDS encoding replication-associated recombination protein A has translation MDLFEARRRELLRTQSPLAERMRPQSLEEFVGQDHLTGPRALLRRLIERDQLRSLILWGPPGSGKTTLARIIARTTRAHFVALSAVTAGVADLRREAAEARERLGMHGQRTIVFIDEIHRLNRAQQDAILPYVEDGSIILIGATTENPSFTVNAPLLSRARVIVLEPLSDDALRVIIQRALTDPDRGLGSLGLQLDPEAGDLLIRLANGDARFALNTLELAALGATGSMITTQDIREAAMRRAAVYDRAGDAHYDTISALHKSIRGSDPDAALYWLARMVENGDDPLYIARRLIRMASEDIGLADPAALLIAVGAYHAVQMVGLPEAALALAEVAVYLALAPKSNALYRAYTAAQQDVLEAPNDPVPLYLRNAPTRLMRELGYGRDYRYAHDEPDAIGIQEYLPPRLQGRRYYQPTDRGTEKHLAQRLAQILARRAQAQPRRDQEEER, from the coding sequence ATGGATCTTTTCGAGGCGCGCCGTCGCGAGTTGCTTCGGACACAATCCCCACTCGCAGAGCGGATGCGCCCCCAGAGCTTAGAGGAATTCGTCGGACAGGACCATCTTACAGGCCCACGCGCTCTCTTGCGTCGGCTGATTGAGCGCGATCAGCTCCGGTCATTGATTCTGTGGGGACCTCCTGGTAGCGGGAAGACGACACTCGCTCGGATCATCGCGCGAACGACGCGCGCGCATTTTGTCGCACTTTCAGCAGTTACTGCGGGTGTGGCGGACCTGCGGCGGGAGGCAGCTGAAGCTCGTGAACGACTGGGAATGCATGGCCAGCGAACGATTGTCTTCATCGATGAGATTCATCGCCTAAACCGCGCGCAGCAGGATGCGATTCTCCCCTATGTTGAAGATGGGTCAATTATCCTGATTGGAGCAACCACGGAAAATCCATCTTTCACTGTCAATGCGCCTTTGCTCTCACGAGCCCGCGTGATCGTACTTGAACCGCTGTCCGATGATGCACTGCGTGTCATCATCCAGCGCGCGTTGACTGATCCTGATCGTGGTCTGGGGTCCCTGGGGCTTCAGCTTGATCCAGAAGCTGGCGATCTCCTCATCCGTCTCGCCAACGGTGACGCACGCTTTGCACTCAATACACTGGAATTAGCCGCACTTGGCGCAACCGGTTCGATGATTACCACACAGGATATACGTGAAGCAGCAATGCGGCGAGCTGCCGTCTATGACCGCGCGGGCGATGCGCACTACGATACGATTTCAGCATTACATAAATCAATTCGTGGCTCTGACCCCGATGCAGCGCTCTACTGGCTTGCCCGCATGGTTGAAAACGGCGACGATCCCCTGTACATTGCTCGCCGACTCATTCGTATGGCGAGTGAGGATATTGGCCTTGCCGATCCTGCGGCGCTACTCATCGCTGTCGGCGCCTATCATGCTGTCCAGATGGTTGGATTACCGGAGGCTGCACTCGCCCTTGCTGAGGTGGCGGTGTACCTGGCACTTGCTCCAAAAAGCAATGCGCTCTATCGCGCATACACTGCAGCGCAACAGGACGTTCTCGAGGCGCCGAACGACCCGGTGCCACTCTATCTGCGCAATGCACCAACGCGGCTCATGCGCGAGCTTGGGTATGGCCGGGATTACCGCTATGCACACGATGAGCCTGATGCAATTGGAATCCAGGAGTATCTTCCGCCACGGCTGCAAGGCCGTCGCTACTATCAGCCAACGGACCGCGGAACAGAAAAGCACCTGGCACAACGGCTTGCTCAGATTCTTGCCCGACGCGCGCAAGCCCAACCGCGTCGAGATCAGGAGGAGGAACGGTGA
- a CDS encoding MGDG synthase family glycosyltransferase, protein MPMPSDAPVSRPSRFLPLFRRTRRPPLTVHTWEWRRVTEAVSGEKQRYRILILSAPIGGGHNAAARVLHAQLSARGHCVTIQDGFRAMSPLLCRLFQWMYPRQLKYFPLSYTVQFALSDRRFVAQAVRWFYGRFRGERLLRFIETHEPDLVISTYPLVTAALGYLRRRGRLTRPCAAVVTDFGVHRLWVSPGVDLHLVLSLLPQPAFDEVGETVRLMKPLASDTFAELPDRDTAREQLGLPPDVFFALVIGGAWGIGNIERIVAHLVELGVGVLVVCGTNRQLECTLRNRYRQHPLVRVYGWTDQIPLFMAAADCLVQNAGGITCLEAMLAQRPIIMYQPIAGHGKRNAWEMERAGAAYYPRSKKALAWLLATTRNGLQPLHPPFIPSEAEAAVSLILALVAA, encoded by the coding sequence ATGCCGATGCCGTCGGATGCCCCAGTTTCACGCCCCAGCCGTTTCCTTCCGTTGTTCCGTCGCACGCGCCGACCTCCGTTGACTGTCCATACCTGGGAGTGGCGGAGAGTAACTGAGGCTGTTTCTGGAGAGAAGCAGCGGTATCGTATCTTGATTCTCTCGGCCCCAATCGGTGGTGGGCATAATGCAGCCGCACGGGTTCTCCATGCGCAGCTGAGTGCCCGCGGGCACTGTGTCACCATCCAAGACGGCTTTCGAGCAATGAGCCCTCTCCTTTGCCGTCTTTTTCAATGGATGTATCCGCGCCAGCTCAAGTATTTCCCTCTGTCTTATACAGTGCAATTTGCGCTTTCCGATCGGCGATTTGTGGCGCAAGCAGTCCGTTGGTTCTATGGACGTTTTCGCGGTGAACGACTCTTGCGCTTTATTGAGACTCATGAACCCGATCTTGTTATTTCGACGTACCCGTTAGTTACTGCCGCGCTCGGGTATCTTCGGCGGCGCGGCCGGCTTACTCGTCCCTGTGCGGCTGTTGTCACGGATTTTGGTGTCCATCGCCTTTGGGTATCCCCAGGCGTTGACCTTCATCTCGTGCTTTCGCTCTTGCCTCAACCTGCCTTTGATGAAGTTGGTGAGACTGTGCGGCTTATGAAACCCCTCGCGAGTGATACCTTTGCCGAGCTCCCGGACCGTGACACGGCTCGTGAGCAGCTTGGCTTGCCCCCTGACGTGTTCTTTGCCCTCGTGATCGGCGGTGCGTGGGGCATTGGAAACATCGAGCGGATTGTTGCTCATCTCGTTGAACTCGGAGTAGGAGTTCTGGTTGTCTGTGGTACGAACCGGCAGTTGGAGTGTACCTTGCGCAACCGCTATAGACAGCATCCGCTGGTGCGTGTCTACGGATGGACGGATCAGATTCCGCTGTTCATGGCGGCGGCCGATTGCTTGGTTCAGAACGCTGGTGGCATTACCTGCCTCGAGGCCATGCTAGCACAGCGGCCGATTATCATGTATCAGCCGATTGCTGGTCATGGCAAGCGCAATGCCTGGGAGATGGAGCGAGCTGGTGCGGCTTACTACCCGCGCTCCAAGAAAGCGCTTGCCTGGCTGCTAGCGACAACACGTAACGGCTTGCAGCCGCTCCATCCCCCCTTCATCCCAAGCGAAGCTGAAGCTGCGGTCTCGCTCATCCTCGCGTTAGTTGCAGCCTGA
- the uvrC gene encoding excinuclease ABC subunit UvrC gives MTKEHLAERLAALEAAPGVYLMKDAQGNVIYVGKAASLRARVRSYFGSRSGMDAKTRELVEHIADFEVIRTDTETEALILENELIKRYRPRYNILLRDDKTYPFIRITNEPYPRVIATRRLVQDGSRYFGPYPSAGAVHRTLELLKRLFPYRACDIEITGNASRPCLYYHIGRCAGPCIGAVSQQEYQQIIEHVICFLEGKGDDLLPALRAQMEEAAERLDFEQAARLRDEIRAIEHVLQHQKIVTGRNESFDVLAVAQGAGGDACVQVSTVRNGKLLGSESYMMAGARVDDTPSAILTSFVTQFYQQAVQIPPEIVLQYPVDDEAMIAAWLTERRGSTVKLTVPKRGLRRELVEMTQKSAQQNLEQHRVRWLNDEQRTTMALSELADALGLDRLPRRIECFDVSNLHGTNAVASMVVFEQAKPKKSDYRRFQIKSVEGPNDFAMLQEAIRRRYRRALTEEQTESWRSLPDLIIVDGGKGQLNAACEVLRELGLDLPIAALAKEHEELFLPDRPDPILLPRDSQALYLVQRIRDEAHRFAITFHRKRRAKSTIASVLDEIPGIGPRRRRALLREFGSVEGIRQASVEEIANVPGMTRALAEQVKAELGG, from the coding sequence ATGACGAAGGAACACCTTGCTGAGCGTCTTGCTGCACTCGAAGCTGCTCCTGGGGTTTATCTGATGAAAGATGCCCAGGGAAACGTGATCTATGTTGGCAAAGCGGCGTCGTTGCGTGCTCGTGTTCGTTCATACTTCGGCTCGCGTTCGGGTATGGATGCCAAAACGCGAGAATTAGTTGAGCATATTGCTGATTTTGAAGTCATTCGCACGGATACTGAGACTGAGGCTCTGATTCTTGAAAACGAATTAATTAAACGGTATCGCCCGCGGTATAACATCCTGCTCCGAGATGACAAAACGTATCCCTTTATCCGCATCACCAATGAGCCATATCCACGAGTGATTGCAACGCGCCGGTTGGTACAGGATGGCAGCCGTTACTTCGGCCCATATCCGAGCGCTGGCGCTGTACATCGTACGCTCGAACTCTTGAAGCGCCTTTTCCCCTATCGGGCATGCGATATTGAGATTACTGGTAATGCGAGCCGACCGTGCCTTTACTATCATATCGGTCGATGTGCTGGCCCATGTATTGGTGCGGTATCGCAGCAAGAATACCAGCAAATTATTGAGCACGTTATTTGTTTTCTCGAAGGCAAAGGAGACGATCTTCTTCCTGCGCTGCGCGCGCAAATGGAAGAAGCCGCCGAACGGCTGGATTTTGAGCAGGCAGCCCGATTACGCGATGAGATTCGAGCCATTGAGCACGTTTTGCAACATCAGAAGATTGTGACCGGCCGCAATGAATCGTTTGACGTTCTTGCCGTTGCTCAGGGAGCCGGGGGTGACGCCTGTGTTCAGGTGAGCACGGTGCGCAACGGCAAGCTGCTCGGTTCAGAATCGTATATGATGGCCGGGGCGCGCGTTGACGATACGCCGAGTGCGATTCTCACATCGTTTGTCACCCAGTTTTATCAACAGGCAGTGCAGATTCCGCCGGAGATCGTCCTGCAATATCCTGTTGACGATGAAGCGATGATTGCGGCGTGGCTTACCGAACGTCGCGGGAGTACGGTGAAGCTTACGGTGCCAAAGCGTGGGTTACGGCGTGAACTCGTCGAGATGACGCAAAAGAGCGCGCAGCAAAACCTCGAGCAGCACCGCGTGCGCTGGCTAAACGATGAGCAGCGGACAACAATGGCGTTGAGTGAACTCGCCGATGCACTGGGCTTAGATCGCTTGCCACGACGCATTGAGTGCTTCGACGTGTCAAACTTGCACGGAACGAACGCTGTTGCTAGTATGGTGGTCTTTGAGCAAGCGAAACCGAAGAAGAGTGACTATCGGCGGTTCCAGATTAAGAGCGTCGAGGGACCGAACGACTTTGCAATGCTGCAAGAAGCAATTCGCCGTCGTTATCGACGCGCACTTACCGAGGAGCAGACAGAATCGTGGCGGTCACTTCCTGATTTAATCATTGTGGATGGTGGCAAAGGGCAACTCAACGCAGCGTGTGAAGTGCTCAGAGAATTGGGCCTTGATTTGCCGATTGCAGCATTGGCCAAAGAACATGAGGAGCTCTTTTTGCCCGATCGCCCTGACCCAATTCTCTTACCACGCGATTCGCAGGCACTCTATCTTGTCCAGCGTATTCGCGACGAGGCACATCGCTTTGCAATCACGTTCCACCGCAAGCGCCGGGCGAAGTCGACAATTGCCTCGGTCCTTGATGAAATTCCTGGCATTGGCCCGCGTCGCCGCCGAGCGCTGTTGCGCGAGTTCGGCTCTGTGGAAGGCATTAGACAGGCGAGTGTCGAGGAGATCGCCAACGTTCCCGGGATGACGCGGGCGTTGGCTGAGCAGGTGAAAGCTGAGTTGGGAGGATAA
- the hisC gene encoding histidinol-phosphate transaminase, with amino-acid sequence MQMNTYLPVADAATAAEVLGIPEEQLIKLDANENPYGPSPLVREALAQPLPYHLYPDAMQRRARAALAEYTGIPAEQIILGNGSDELIDLLLLALVKPGDDVLVPVPTFGVYLSRPPLFGAAVQSVARNEDFDLDIPKILSAIRPTTRLIFLASPNNPTGNPVTRHQLEQLLKTGIFVVADEAYYEFAGQTFAPLLQEYDNLGILRTFSKWAGLAGLRIGYGLFPRWLADRLWTIKQPFNVSVPALRAVEAALADRAIQFQTVIQLRLERGRLYRKLRTIPYLKPYPSHGNFILCRVTVGDAHAVHAWLAQHGILVRKYDDPLLRDCLRISVGLPEHTDQIIAVLQSYQPEANG; translated from the coding sequence ATGCAGATGAATACATACCTACCGGTGGCCGATGCAGCAACTGCAGCTGAAGTTCTCGGAATTCCAGAAGAGCAGCTCATTAAGCTGGACGCAAATGAGAATCCATACGGACCTTCTCCTCTCGTGCGTGAGGCACTTGCGCAACCCCTCCCCTATCATCTTTACCCAGATGCTATGCAACGTCGTGCCCGCGCTGCTTTGGCTGAATATACCGGTATCCCTGCAGAACAGATCATTCTCGGTAATGGCTCGGATGAACTCATCGACTTGCTCCTGCTTGCCCTCGTCAAGCCTGGCGATGACGTTCTTGTCCCTGTTCCCACCTTTGGCGTCTACCTCTCGCGCCCACCGCTTTTTGGTGCTGCAGTGCAGAGTGTTGCCCGTAACGAAGATTTTGACCTTGATATCCCAAAGATCCTGAGCGCGATTCGTCCAACGACGCGCCTCATCTTCCTTGCGTCACCGAATAACCCCACAGGCAATCCTGTGACACGCCATCAGCTTGAGCAACTGCTGAAGACCGGCATTTTTGTGGTAGCTGATGAAGCGTACTATGAGTTTGCAGGGCAGACATTCGCCCCACTGCTTCAGGAATATGACAACCTTGGGATTCTACGAACGTTCAGCAAATGGGCAGGCCTTGCTGGACTCCGCATCGGCTATGGCCTCTTTCCACGCTGGCTTGCGGATCGACTCTGGACAATCAAACAACCTTTTAACGTCAGCGTGCCTGCTTTGCGCGCAGTGGAAGCCGCACTTGCTGATCGCGCGATTCAGTTCCAGACCGTGATCCAGCTTCGCCTGGAACGCGGTCGGCTCTACCGCAAACTTCGCACCATCCCCTATCTGAAACCGTATCCTTCACACGGCAACTTCATCCTTTGCCGCGTTACGGTTGGCGACGCACATGCGGTGCATGCCTGGCTTGCCCAGCACGGCATCCTTGTTCGCAAGTATGATGATCCACTCTTGCGAGATTGTCTCCGCATCAGTGTTGGGCTTCCCGAGCATACTGATCAGATTATTGCTGTCCTGCAATCCTATCAGCCGGAGGCAAACGGATGA
- the dnaG gene encoding DNA primase, protein MTSAGAFRRDDLERVREATDIVELVGNYVALRKTGRHYKGLCPFHQEKTPSFIVFPETQTFHCFGCGVGGDAVSFLMRIEQLSFREALERLAERAGITLHRPSPQRAEQDAHLARLAELNRLAAGWFSHVLWNTTLGAAGRDLLVQRGIDRETAERFQLGFAPATRDALLQHLRKQGATRDELLEVGLIGQREDGTLYDRFRNRLIFPIRDREGKILGFGGRALGDVQPKYLNTPQTPLFDKSSVLYALDLAWESIRRTRQLIVVEGYIDAITAHQFGYTNVVASMGTALTERQVRLVHRAVDQIILALDADAAGQQATLRGLDVMREVLAEPDRPVPVTTSDADARVRYMIRFERTLRVDLRIARLVGGKDPDELIRNDRQAWDQAITHPVPLFDFYLDALLGTQPPTSPQAISALVQRIAPILREISDPIVQDHYVQQVARRLSIREELVRQAMRTSRGSPQRMRSPVPELAGPTRTPLTVEERCIALCLRYPQLAQSVIAELDEYDVLDARNAAILEALRTADPSQLREDNNTWLPPEVQEYAEELRNRLPPMPETPASTTIETIRQAIHRLRRERHEAQVRLLHQEIREAEARGDREIVREHLQHLEQLRIRYPEFYPAPSPYFPDLRSEQARM, encoded by the coding sequence ATGACGAGTGCAGGTGCATTTCGCCGAGACGATCTTGAGCGCGTTCGCGAAGCGACAGATATTGTCGAGCTTGTCGGCAACTACGTTGCCCTCCGAAAAACTGGCCGACATTATAAGGGGCTTTGCCCTTTCCATCAGGAGAAAACCCCGTCTTTTATCGTTTTCCCCGAGACCCAAACGTTTCACTGCTTCGGCTGTGGCGTCGGTGGCGACGCAGTCAGCTTCTTGATGCGCATTGAGCAACTGAGCTTCCGCGAAGCACTCGAGCGCTTAGCCGAACGCGCTGGTATTACACTGCACCGCCCATCCCCGCAGCGTGCAGAGCAGGATGCTCATCTAGCTCGCTTAGCTGAACTCAATCGGCTGGCCGCTGGTTGGTTTAGCCATGTGCTGTGGAACACCACACTCGGCGCAGCTGGCCGTGATCTCCTTGTCCAACGTGGCATTGATCGCGAGACAGCTGAGCGATTTCAGCTCGGGTTTGCACCAGCTACCCGAGACGCGTTACTCCAGCATCTACGAAAGCAGGGGGCGACACGCGATGAGCTGCTCGAAGTTGGTCTGATCGGCCAACGCGAGGACGGAACACTCTACGACCGCTTTCGCAATCGCCTTATCTTTCCGATCCGCGATCGTGAAGGAAAGATCCTCGGGTTTGGCGGACGGGCACTTGGTGATGTTCAACCGAAATACCTCAATACTCCGCAGACTCCATTGTTCGACAAGAGCAGTGTGCTGTATGCGTTAGACCTCGCCTGGGAGTCAATCCGCCGAACGCGGCAGCTCATTGTCGTTGAGGGCTACATTGATGCGATTACGGCTCATCAATTCGGCTACACCAACGTAGTAGCATCCATGGGCACAGCATTGACGGAGCGGCAAGTTCGGCTGGTACACCGTGCCGTCGATCAAATCATTCTCGCACTTGACGCTGACGCAGCGGGTCAACAAGCCACACTTCGTGGACTGGACGTCATGCGAGAGGTGCTTGCTGAACCGGATCGCCCGGTACCGGTAACCACCTCCGATGCCGATGCTCGTGTGCGCTACATGATTCGGTTCGAGCGAACACTACGTGTTGATCTCCGCATCGCCCGGCTCGTTGGTGGAAAGGATCCAGATGAGCTGATTCGCAACGACCGGCAAGCGTGGGACCAGGCCATTACGCACCCTGTTCCCCTGTTCGATTTCTATCTTGACGCACTGCTTGGCACACAGCCTCCAACGTCGCCACAAGCGATTTCAGCGCTCGTGCAACGTATCGCTCCGATTTTGCGCGAGATTAGCGATCCAATTGTACAGGATCATTATGTCCAGCAAGTCGCTCGACGCTTGAGCATTCGCGAAGAGTTGGTTCGCCAGGCGATGCGAACATCACGTGGCTCACCACAGCGCATGCGAAGTCCCGTCCCCGAACTCGCCGGGCCAACACGAACACCTCTTACAGTGGAGGAACGATGCATCGCGCTCTGTCTCCGCTACCCGCAGCTTGCTCAATCAGTGATCGCTGAGCTTGACGAATACGACGTACTCGATGCACGCAACGCAGCCATTCTCGAGGCACTGCGAACAGCTGATCCGTCACAGTTACGCGAGGACAACAATACATGGTTGCCTCCTGAAGTGCAGGAATACGCCGAGGAACTGCGCAATCGCCTGCCGCCAATGCCGGAAACACCCGCTTCCACTACGATCGAGACGATTCGGCAAGCAATCCATCGACTACGACGAGAGCGGCATGAAGCGCAAGTTCGGCTGCTCCACCAGGAGATACGAGAAGCCGAAGCACGGGGTGATCGCGAAATCGTCCGTGAGCATCTCCAGCACCTCGAACAACTTCGCATCCGCTATCCGGAGTTTTATCCTGCCCCCAGTCCCTATTTCCCCGACCTGCGTTCTGAGCAAGCGCGGATGTAA
- the hisB gene encoding imidazoleglycerol-phosphate dehydratase HisB, with protein MTALRRGVIQRETTETRVAVEVLLDGRGTAMVQTGIGALDHVLTLFAKHGRFDLTIEAKGDLHIDAHHTTEDVAICLGQAFKAALGDHRGIVRMGNAAVPMDEALAHVAVDCSGRGYFVMTSPFVPGMFGLLDADLVRHFLESFAYEARINVHILTLYGTNLHHQVEAVFKALGRALDQATQRDARIQDTLPSTKGYIETT; from the coding sequence ATGACTGCGCTACGTCGTGGTGTGATACAGCGCGAAACTACAGAAACGCGTGTCGCCGTCGAGGTACTTCTTGACGGACGTGGCACGGCAATGGTTCAGACAGGCATCGGCGCACTTGACCATGTTCTGACTCTTTTTGCCAAGCATGGTCGCTTCGACCTTACCATCGAGGCGAAAGGCGACCTTCACATTGATGCACACCATACAACTGAAGATGTTGCAATCTGCCTTGGCCAGGCGTTCAAAGCAGCGCTTGGGGATCACCGCGGCATCGTTCGCATGGGGAATGCCGCAGTGCCGATGGATGAGGCGTTGGCCCATGTCGCTGTTGACTGTAGCGGTCGAGGCTATTTTGTCATGACCTCACCTTTTGTTCCGGGAATGTTTGGCCTGCTGGACGCCGACCTCGTCCGGCACTTCCTGGAAAGCTTCGCCTATGAAGCCAGAATCAACGTCCATATTCTCACGCTCTATGGCACGAACCTTCATCATCAAGTCGAAGCGGTATTCAAGGCCCTCGGGCGGGCACTCGACCAAGCAACGCAGCGTGATGCACGCATCCAGGACACACTGCCATCGACGAAAGGCTATATTGAAACAACGTAG
- the rph gene encoding ribonuclease PH, which yields MTSEEPITLIGRPGGRRNDELRPVEIIAGYLPYAEGSALIKMGNTHVLCAATVEARVPNFLVGTGRGWITAEYGMLPRSSRERISRERMGPGGRTAEIQRLIGRALRAAVDLTALGERMIIIDCDVIQADGGTRTAAITGGYVALYQALQYLVRDGVLTTLPIVRQVAAISVGIVHGELRLDLEYAEDSLAEVDMNVVMTDSGHFVEIQGTAEGLPFSREQLGLLLDLGERGIRELMWHQRRALGLPLE from the coding sequence GTGACGAGCGAGGAACCAATCACCCTTATCGGTCGTCCCGGTGGGCGTCGCAATGATGAACTGCGTCCCGTCGAGATCATTGCTGGATACTTGCCGTATGCTGAAGGCTCAGCGTTGATCAAGATGGGGAACACCCACGTCCTTTGTGCGGCTACAGTTGAAGCGCGTGTGCCAAATTTCCTGGTCGGCACAGGACGGGGGTGGATTACTGCCGAGTATGGCATGCTCCCACGGAGTAGCCGGGAGCGCATTAGCCGCGAGCGCATGGGACCCGGAGGTCGGACAGCAGAGATCCAGCGCCTGATTGGTCGCGCCCTGCGTGCTGCCGTTGATCTTACCGCTCTGGGCGAGCGTATGATCATTATCGATTGCGATGTTATCCAAGCCGATGGTGGAACCCGTACTGCCGCTATCACTGGCGGCTATGTTGCGTTGTACCAAGCGCTTCAGTACCTTGTCCGTGACGGTGTGCTCACGACCTTGCCGATCGTCCGGCAAGTTGCCGCTATTAGTGTCGGCATTGTTCACGGTGAGCTGCGGCTTGATCTGGAGTATGCTGAAGATAGCCTCGCAGAAGTCGACATGAACGTGGTTATGACTGATAGCGGCCACTTTGTCGAAATTCAAGGCACTGCCGAAGGGCTGCCGTTCAGTCGTGAGCAACTAGGGTTGCTCCTTGATCTTGGCGAACGTGGCATCCGTGAGCTGATGTGGCATCAGCGGCGGGCGCTGGGGCTCCCGCTCGAATAA